The following coding sequences are from one Acipenser ruthenus chromosome 7, fAciRut3.2 maternal haplotype, whole genome shotgun sequence window:
- the si:ch211-106e7.2 gene encoding uncharacterized protein si:ch211-106e7.2 isoform X1, whose product MHRPVVWYPYNQKAAAYEPSQNCPTRHTLTQHNFIPASNPLDGGTNNFSGLPGAFLQNPNKNWQTSNNVQVNSNFQFGSTASESSIQNTNRPPIASERGPTSDSLSARQAFAKHSSKFNASTKPVHSESTSHYPNGLYYMTVPVTASNKNITGGNSGPLTSSHVGQQNYFSNNISSLVNYNANNPPTLPATSGNPINTNRNSMSGLPSSQMGQLSYFSTQQSSGSNRNVSPNVTITSNSRITNVIYSPVVSSAQVGQYSYFTNSYQGHRHGNDTQNIPGTPSNWGVVVSPAQVGQHCYASQQSSLAPEYHNRNGHQAKHDTIRNEKIAAVSTQMEHDHYTNRLSPQGPVNCSPDNIQKITVGNAAPDLSSVPVGQQMYYSNQQSSLMPVNYNQTFAQNISTVSNPDTPGSSAPVMTSSQMEQQSCYANQQATLSPVNQNVNGAHCIPMTSKNPITTENSAVVVASYQVGQQNYYTNLQALLGPVKHNLTVAHSIPVTSKNSVTTENSAAVTTSFQVKQQNYYSNQQAKLGPVKHNLNGAQNMAMTQKYPVTTTNSSHLGQHAYLVNQQSSLGPVNHNGNGVENNPGTARNEMTSQIGNLDYSNQKSLQGPESCNTNGPLETNLTATDLVQQHKRSSVSSVHQNSQQSAADAKSKEKHLPPPYPKAQEEAFLVTVKKNSGGVGFVAKNVIYIGRNHSAGSTPPQTCSTQHMADGSQTLQPTPQNVSPGISTKAGNIKQTGPLINKKDIERFTAQHSSAILKRIESILSKENLRKSASQQPPVDAQENNLSLQTNRETSVGESITNTTVATYTRPAEQVDLSLRSQLQNDVMEAIHSIFTQQTDCQTEKPSTAEANGSNNMTTALVQENSEHVNVQQAKIASLVSNQEDANVGNASPPAEDKQLKQSLIAKLLLGSCLPRTSEPQVAIVPPISQQCTDTVYKPESEKTDNDLPFKITNVCSLAEANFDLKPKANFKTNISVTASKDQEEPASSFTVAYSNTEPLENIMEEMSEDVKVQSNGNKCVVSETIPGPDEDLEVPICTISQVVSFSQYQNITADNPVSTTEDLEAPISIISQVVSDAQSPNSSSDSVLVSVTKGQSAPADKISDNVPVSATKKNNKPSDTRDVEIPSSLSSLESNAKIDAFDLSTVPVNSWSLKQLRVLIETLCKSEDPLQSQMCVVESIVNLYWGGESKAFYKDFKNANNTMVSMCTFWHFSNTSQQEEHEANCSTLGTDASEHLFYEVKPEWFEKIADQCRVMEPGASESVDLVYKSSWLNLNEHLDDIDKECGNILSLNLRDCIGEEVKPQKTDAEPDLHANENESVNSEEQEDPLDLYSTQENIETSSVIDDIDTAKPQKTDAEPDLHADKGQNVSINSEEQENPLDLPSTQENNGTSSTVIDLTDSVIDLSDPVDPIFNAQIKVLEPQDAKTFFNEVCKTSGNPGEVVSTTTALKTMTYETTSDETYCCLSCWIGKINGCESKCTRREKVQLNRTPKNKEIVYINLELKDKSPKRPVENVQIQSSSEDSSPEKGTPKDLTVNLPGSTPDLREESMNPSNSGAVKNTNEKCEGLVSSEAGNSTDDSTDYNNENPLKHSKTGSQSLHKSLTQLQLSFKKKRPAANDLSENSCAVKRLKHYDADQEASKSSKMSKEHDGNSKRYMKLEVTPVKTTGGLQYRFDVSEQQKCEPSHERKRRREENLKCRKSKSAKMEHGHSLDVKADNSKDYVVSKTNKAEQAVTTNDSTVNLVLFGSKNKEGFEQPSRSSQGAVLGPKIPRPFSNRMRPPKVISLKLPLKRIADEKKTAKYVENGSGYKEHSKKRRKKRHHEIKHDSENLDGKYKWKPGSSGHHRVKKDGHFDRSLAHSRIPSLQVKWSPSKHKSNEQSSHTNVGNASVKPNTLDYRAVQYAYDENPSKGSISKEIPKTDSRKTQMSNHEANKMAFRKLKFKDGDRAKRSGQLNQRKVPPIHLIRKPKRPPSLPDVKEQGKSGSKSPSAGKDLPSDAPALKEKKLLEFKLWPETSSNLFNFKDNAYLKKEKSAVGVVDQKTGSSKAIMKHSPKTLPWKVRGYWIQNGDIGTHPQDQTPSKSPASPDLGKTPANCTFLEYKKKFMEKENKVHVA is encoded by the exons ATGCACAGGCCTGTCGTGTGGTATCCCTATAACCAAAAGGCAGCCGCCTATGAACCGTCTCAGAACTGTCCCACCAGGCACACCTTGACTCAACATAACTTCATACCTGCTTCAAATCCACTTGATGGCGGAACGAACAACTTTTCCGGGTTACCAGGAGCATTTCTTCAGAACCCCAACAAAAATTGGCAAACATCAAACAATGTTCAGGTTAATAGTAACTTTCAGTTTGGGAGTACAGCTTCAGAGTCTTCTATTCAAAACACAAACAGACCACCCATTGCCAGTGAAAGAGGGCCAACAAGTGACTCATTGTCTGCACGCCAGGCTTTTGCAAAACACAGTTCTAAGTTCAATGCTTCTACCAAACCAGTACATTCTGAGAGCACTTCACATTACCCAAATGGGTTGTATTACATGACCGTTCCAGTGACTGCAAGTAATAAGAATATTACAGGTGGAAACTCTGGACCCTTGACGTCTTCCCATGTGGGACAGCAAAATTACTTTTCAAACAATATTTCATCACTAGTAAACTACAATGCAAATAATCCTCCGACTCTTCCAGCTACATCAGGCAATCCTATTAATACGAATAGAAATTCCATGTCCGGATTGCCATCTTCCCAGATGGGACAACTCAGTTACTTCTCAACCCAGCAATCTTCTGGAAGCAATAGAAATGTTTCTCCGAATGTCACAATAACATCAAACAGTCGGATTACAAATGTAATTTATTCTCCAGTCGTGTCATCTGCCCAGGTCGGACAGTATAGTTACTTTACCAACAGTTATCAGGGACACCGTCATGGAAACGATACTCAGAATATCCCAGGGACGCCAAGCAATTGGGGAGTAGTTGTAAGCCCCGCCCAGGTGGGACAACATTGCTATGCAAGCCAGCAATCTTCTCTGGCACCAGAATACCACAATAGAAATGGTCATCAGGCAAAACATGATACTATAAGGAATGAAAAAATAGCTGCAGTGTCCACCCAGATGGAGCATGATCACTATACAAACAGGTTATCCCCACAAGGCCCAGTGAACTGCAGTCCTGACAATATTCAGAAAATTACAGTTGGAAACGCAGCTCCAGATTTGAGTTCCGTCCCGGTGGGACaacaaatgtattattcaaaCCAGCAATCTTCACTCATGCCTGTGAACTACAATCAAACTTTTGCTCAGAATATCTCAACAGTCAGTAATCCAGATACACCTGGAAGTTCTGCTCCAGTGATGACGTCTTCCCAGATGGAACAACAAAGTTGTTATGCAAACCAGCAAGCCACGCTCAGTCCTGTAAACCAGAATGTAAATGGTGCTCACTGTATCCCAATGACTTCTAAAAATCCAATTACAACAGAAAACTCTGCTGTGGTTGTGGCGTCTTACCAGGTTGGACAACAAAATTATTATACAAACCTTCAAGCCTTGCTTGGTCCTGTAAAACACAATTTAACTGTTGCTCACAGTATCCCAGTGACTTCTAAAAATTCTGTTACAACAGAAAACTCTGCTGCAGTTACAACGTCTTTCCAGGTTAAACAACAAAATTATTATTCAAACCAACAAGCCAAGCTTGGTCCtgtaaaacacaatttaaatggTGCTCAGAATATGGCAATGACACAAAAATATCCTGTCACAACTACAAACTCCAGCCATTTGGGACAGCATGCCTACCTTGTAAACCAGCAGTCATCTCTAGGACCAGTAAACCACAATGGGAATGGTGTTGAAAATAATCCGGGGACAGCAAGAAATGAAATGACTTCCCAAATAGGTAACCTTGATTATTCAAACCAAAAATCTTTACAAGGCCCAGAAAGCTGCAATACCAATGGACCTCTGGAAACTAACCTTACAGCGACAGATCTTGTGCAGCAGCATAAACGATCTAGTGTTTCATCAGTGCATCAAAACAGTCAACAATCTGCTGCTGATGCCAAATCCAAAGAAAAACATTTACCTCCTCCATACCCAAAAGCACAAGAAGAAGCCTTCTTGGTTACGGTGAAAAAGAATTCTGGGGGAGTAGGATTTGTTGCTAAAAATGTGATCTATATTGGCAGAAATCATTCTGCTGGGAGCACACCACCACAAACTTGCTCTACACAGCACATGGCTGACGGAAGTCAAACATTGCAACCAACTCCCCAGAATGTGTCTCCAGGTATCTCTACAAAAGCtggaaacattaaacaaactggaCCGCTCATTAACAAAAAAGACATAGAGCGATTTACAGCTCAGCATTCCTCGGCAATTCTTAAGAGAATAGAGTCTATTTTATCTAAAGAGAATCTGCGTAAATCTGCCAGCCAGCAACCGCCTGTAGATGCCCAGGAGAATAACCTTTCTCTGCAAACTAATAGAGAGACTTCTGTAGGGGAGTCGATAACAAATACTACAGTGGCCACTTATACCCGTCCAGCCGAACAAGTTGATCTATCTTTGAGGAGTCAACTACAAAATGACGTGATGGAGGCCATCCACAGCATTTTTACACAACAAACTGACTGTCAAACAGAAAAGCCATCCACTGCAGAGGCAAACGGTTCCAATAACATGACAACTGCATTGGTTCAGGAGAACAGTGAGCATGTGAATGTACAGCAAGCCAAAATTGCATCTTTGGTAAGCAACCAAGAGGATGCAAATGTAGGGAATGCATCACCCCCTGCTGAAGACAAGCAATTAAAACAAAGTTTGATTGCTAAGCTCTTACTAGGCTCGTGCTTGCCGAGAACAAGTGAGCCACAAGTTGCGATTGTTCCTCCAATATCGCAGCAATGCACAGATACTGTGTACAAACCAGAATCCGAGAAAACAGATAATGATTTACCATTTAAAATCACAAATGTCTGTTCCCTGGCAGAAGCAaactttgatttgaaaccaaAAGCTAATTTCAAGACAAATATTTCAGTAACTGCCTCAAAAGATCAAGAAGAGCCTGCATCATCCTTTACAGTAGCTTACTCTAATACTGAACCTTTAGAaaatataatggaggaaatgtCTGAAGATGTAAAAGTTCAGTCGAATGGCAACAAATGTGTGGTTTCTGAAACTATTCCAGGGCCTGATGAAGATCTGGAGGTACCAATATGCACCATTTCACAAGTTGTCTCCTTTTCACAATATCAAAATATAACTGCAGACAATCCTGTATCTACAACCGAGGATTTAGAAGCTCCAATTAGCATAATTTCACAAGTTGTCTCAGACGCCCAATCTCCCAATTCATCTTCTGACAGCGTTCTTGTATCTGTAACAAAAGGTCAATCAGCACCAGCTGACAAAATTTCAGATAATGTTCCAGTAtctgctacaaaaaaaaacaataaaccaaGTGACACTAGGGATGTTGAAATCCCTTCAAGCCTTTCCTCCTTGGAATCTAATGCAAAAATCGATGCTTTTGATTTGTCTACTGTACCAGTAAATTCATGGTCTCTCAAACAGTTAAGAGTTTTAATTGAAACTTTATGCAAATCTGAAGATCCTCTTCAATCACAGATGTGTGTCGTGGAAAGTATAGTAAATCTGTACTGGGGTGGAGAAAGTAAAGCCTTTTATAAAGACTTCAAAAATGCAAACAATACTATGGTTTCCATGTGTACATTTTGGCATTTTTCCAATACCAGCCAGCAAGAGGAGCATGAAGCCAACTGTTCAACTCTAGGAACAGATGCATCAGAACATTTGTTTTATGAAGTAAAGCCAGAGTGGTTCGAGAAAATAGCGGATCAATGTCGGGTTATGGAACCTGGGGCTTCTGAATCAGTTGATCTGGTTTATAAGTCATCTTGGTTAAATCTTAATGAGCACCTTGATGATATAGACAAAGAATGTGGAAACATATTGTCCCTGAACTTAAGAGACTGTATTGGTGAAGAAGTGAAACCTCAGAAGACGGATGCAGAACCAGACCTTCATGCAAATGAGAACGAGTCGGTTAATAGTGAAGAACAGGAGGACCCTTTAGATCTGTATTCAACACAGGAAAATATTGAAACATCTTCTGTAATTGATGACATTGACACTGCAAAACCTCAAAAGACAGATGCAGAGCCAGACCTTCATGCAGACAAGGGTCAAAATGTGTCAATTAACAGCGAGGAACAGGAGAATCCTCTAGATCTGCCTTCCACACAGGAAAATAATGGAACATCTTCTACTGTAATTGATCTCACAGACTCTGTAATTGATCTCTCTGACCCTGTTGACCCAATATTTAATGCACAGATAAAAGTATTGGAACCTCAGGATGCAAAGACATTTTTTAATGAAGTCTGCAAAACAAGTGGCAATCCAGGGGAGGTGGTTAGTACCACTACTGCATTAAAAACGATGACATATGAAACTACCTCTGATGAAACTTACTGCTGTCTTTCCTGCTGGATAGGTAAAATTAATGGCTGTGAGTCCAAATGCACACGCAGAGAAAAGGTTCAATTAAACCGGACTCCCAAAAATAAAGAGATTGTCTACATAAACCTGGAACTAAAAGATAAATCCCCCAAACGACCTGTAGAAAATGTTCAAATTCAATCTTCATCTGAAGATTCCTCTCCAGAAAAAGGAACCCCAAAAGATTTGACAGTCAATCTGCCTGGCTCCACACCAGATTTAAGAGAGGAGTCCATGAATCCCAGTAATTCAGGTGCTGTGaagaatacaaatgaaaaatgcGAGGGATTGGTTTCTTCAGAAGCGGGCAATTCTACAGATGATTCCACAGATTACAACAATGAAAACCCCTTAAAGCATTCAAAGACAGGAAGCCAGAGTCTTCACAAAAGTCTAACTCAGTTGCAGCTCTCGTTTAAGAAAAAGAGACCTGCTGCCAATGACTTGAGTGAGAACAGCTGTGCAGTGAAGAGACTAAAGCATTATGATGCCGATCAAGAGGCCAGTAAGTCTTCTAAAATGAGTAAGGAGCATGACGGAAACAGTAAGCGTTACATGAAGTTAGAAGTGACTCCAGTGAAAACTACAGGGGGGCTTCAATACAGgtttgatgtttctgaacaaCAGAAATGTGAACCAAGTCATGAAAGAAAACGTAGGAGAGAAGAAAATCTGAAATGTAGAAAATCAAAGAGTGCTAAAATGGAACACGGACACAGTCTAGATGTAAAAGCTGATAATTCCAAAGACTACGTGGTATCCAAGACAAATAAAGCTGAACAAGCTGTGACTACAAACGACAGTACAGTGAACCTGGTGTTGTTTGGTTCAAAAAACAAAGAAGGGTTTGAACAGCCAAGTAGGTCCTCTCAAGGTGCAGTTTTGGGTCCTAAAATTCCAAGACCCTTTAGTAACCGAATGCGACCCCCTAAAGTGATCAGTTTAAAACTTCCTTTGAAAAGGAtagcagatgaaaaaaaaactgctaaataTGTTGAGAATGGAAGTGGCTACAAGGAGCATTCAAAAAAGAGAAGGAAGAAAAGGCACCATGAAATTAAGCATGATTCTGAAAACCTGGATGGAAAATATAAATGGAAACCAGGCAGTTCTGGGCACCACAGAGTGAAAAAAGATGGTCATTTTGATAGGTCCTTGGCTCATTCCAGAATCCCTTCCCTTCAGGTAAAATGGAGTCCAAGCAAGCACAAGTCCAATGAGCAATCTTCACACACAAATGTGGGAAACGCAAGCGTGAAACCCAATACATTGGATTACAGAGCAGTTCAGTATGCATATGACGAAAATCCTTCAAAAGGCAGCATCTCAAAAGAGATTCCCAAAACTGATTCTAGAAAAACCCAAATGTCCAATCATGAAGCCAATAAAATGGCATTTAGAAAACTTAAGTTCAAGGATGGTGACCGAGCTAAGAGGTCAGGACAGCTTAATCAAAGGAAAGTGCCACCCATACATTTAATTAGGAAACCAAAGCGGCCTCCCAGTCTTCCAGATGTTAAAGAGCAGGGTAAATCGGGGAGCAAGAGCCCCTCTGCTGGAAAAGATCTGCCTTCTGATGCTCCAGCCTTGAAAGAAAAGAAACTATTGGAATTCAAGCTCTGGCCTGAAACCTCGTCTAATTTGTTCAACTTTAAAgacaatgcatatttaaaaaaggaaaagagTGCTGTGGGAGTTGTTGATCAAA AGACGGGAAGCTCAAAAGCAATAATGAAACACAGCCCAAAGACCCTGCCCTGGAAAGTCAGAG GTTACTGGATACAGAACGGTGATATTGGCACTCATCCTCAAGACCAAACTCCCTCTAAATCACCTGCTAGCCCTGACCTTGGTAAAACACCTGCCAACTGTACTTTTCTAGAGTACAAAAAGAAATTTATGGAAAAGGAAAACAAGGTTCATGTAGCATGA